A stretch of Deinococcus gobiensis I-0 DNA encodes these proteins:
- a CDS encoding diguanylate cyclase domain-containing protein: MTGPELYPISQELREKAEHHVRSASPPPLWDGWPVTALTHELQVHRAELVAQNEELQATVTALEYEHRLYHTLYEHAPTAYFTLNNHAYIQSVNQAAEHLLGFDRGQLLDRRFLQFIVPEHRAEFSRLLETFPRPKTAASGQFSVIPCGGGRLEVQVQVLTLPDSPQDQPTFLLTLTNLTPLLTAQETMRTLNATLEDRVRESTQHLQVLAEQFRHQARHDALTGLPNRAAFEEALTLALGELHTRRETFAVLFCDIDRFKQINDSLGHPAGDQVLQELARRLRTVIRPTDHVARLGGDEFAVLLHGVAEQSVVSQSVTRLKGALQVPFAIGSQELLVQVGSGVLLVTTEYRSSEEVLRDVDLALYQAKRGGLANTRLFEPSMRGNCQG, from the coding sequence ATGACTGGTCCAGAGCTATACCCGATATCACAGGAACTGCGCGAAAAGGCTGAGCACCACGTGCGCTCCGCTTCGCCTCCCCCCCTTTGGGATGGCTGGCCTGTCACCGCTTTAACCCATGAACTCCAGGTTCACCGAGCCGAACTGGTCGCGCAGAACGAGGAGCTTCAAGCCACGGTCACGGCGTTGGAGTACGAGCACCGCCTCTATCACACACTCTATGAACACGCGCCGACGGCCTACTTCACCCTGAACAACCACGCGTATATCCAGAGCGTCAATCAGGCCGCAGAGCACTTGCTTGGCTTTGACCGTGGCCAGCTGCTTGACCGCCGCTTCTTGCAGTTCATCGTCCCGGAACACCGGGCAGAGTTCAGCCGCCTGCTCGAGACATTCCCACGTCCAAAGACAGCTGCCTCCGGGCAATTCAGTGTGATTCCCTGCGGCGGCGGGCGGCTGGAGGTGCAGGTGCAGGTTCTGACCCTACCCGATTCACCGCAGGACCAGCCCACCTTTTTGCTGACGCTGACGAATCTGACGCCGTTGCTCACAGCTCAGGAGACCATGCGCACGCTGAACGCCACGCTGGAAGACCGGGTGCGCGAGAGCACCCAGCATCTCCAGGTGCTGGCGGAACAGTTCAGGCATCAGGCGCGGCACGACGCCCTGACTGGCCTGCCTAACCGCGCCGCGTTTGAGGAAGCCCTGACACTGGCCTTGGGGGAGCTCCATACGCGCCGTGAGACGTTTGCAGTGCTGTTTTGCGACATCGACCGGTTCAAACAGATTAACGACAGCCTGGGCCATCCGGCCGGGGACCAGGTGCTCCAAGAACTGGCCCGCCGCCTGCGGACCGTCATCCGGCCCACTGACCACGTAGCGCGGCTGGGCGGCGACGAGTTTGCGGTCCTGCTGCATGGTGTAGCGGAGCAGTCGGTGGTTTCCCAGAGTGTCACCCGGCTGAAAGGAGCGTTGCAGGTCCCGTTCGCCATAGGCAGTCAGGAACTGTTGGTTCAGGTGGGCAGTGGGGTCTTGCTGGTCACGACTGAGTATCGCTCTTCGGAAGAAGTACTCAGGGACGTAGATTTAGCGCTGTACCAGGCCAAGCGAGGTGGGCTGGCGAACACACGCCTGTTCGAGCCGTCGATGCGGGGCAACTGCCAGGGGTAG
- a CDS encoding IS3 family transposase, producing the protein MVERLRVLARERPRFGYRWIHLMPDRGGETMSHKRVYRIYRAEGLGVQKKERRKLSVGERQQKPQVSAPNQRWSLDFMADQRASGQRFRVLNVVDDFTRECLVMHVGTSITGHDVVRRLEAVVRFRGAPQAITTDNGPEFAGKALDLWTHDRGITHTFIRPGKPVENAYIESFNGRVWDECLHLHWFQSLDQARLILTAWRQDDNDVRPHTSLGGRTPNEFARLQQAG; encoded by the coding sequence CTGGTTGAGCGTCTCCGCGTGCTGGCGCGGGAACGGCCTCGATTCGGGTACCGCTGGATTCACCTGATGCCGGATCGGGGAGGTGAGACCATGAGTCACAAACGTGTTTACCGGATCTATCGGGCAGAAGGGCTGGGTGTTCAGAAGAAGGAGCGCAGGAAGCTCAGCGTCGGAGAGCGTCAGCAGAAACCGCAGGTTTCTGCGCCCAATCAGCGGTGGAGTCTGGACTTCATGGCTGATCAGCGGGCTTCCGGGCAGCGGTTCCGCGTGTTGAACGTCGTAGACGACTTCACGCGGGAGTGCCTGGTGATGCACGTCGGCACCTCCATTACGGGCCATGATGTCGTCCGCCGCCTTGAGGCAGTCGTTCGCTTCCGGGGCGCACCCCAAGCGATCACCACCGACAACGGCCCGGAGTTCGCGGGGAAGGCTCTGGATCTCTGGACCCACGACCGCGGTATCACGCACACCTTCATCCGGCCTGGAAAGCCTGTGGAGAACGCATACATCGAGAGTTTCAATGGTCGGGTCTGGGACGAGTGCCTCCATCTCCACTGGTTCCAGAGCCTGGATCAGGCTCGCCTCATCCTCACAGCCTGGCGCCAGGACGACAACGACGTCCGGCCCCACACCTCGCTTGGTGGCCGGACCCCGAACGAATTTGCCCGCTTGCAACAGGCGGGCTGA
- a CDS encoding chemotaxis protein CheB, with product METQRVIVIGTSAGGMQPLLELAAGLPADFPAAVCIVMHIPAYIPSFLPNILGRAGPLSAVHPANGDPILPGRIYCAPPDQHLLIENGRLNLTRGPKENRMRPAVDTLFRSAAYSAGSNVIGVVLSGLLDDGTSGLWAIKQFGGTTVVQDPRDAQFDSMPASALNQVQIDHVVTARHLAALLVQLVAEPVQAPREAGMNEQVRKRLITEISIASGGHAFKKGVMTFGKVTPQTCPECGGVLVQIQEGGFTRYRCHTGHAYTGDTLLVSVTEAIEDKLWATLRALEEASMLLENTGQEFEAAGNARLAGEYRRRAKEMEARSALIFENVARNRSLSVEQLEYEASQKESPQSD from the coding sequence ATGGAGACACAGCGGGTAATCGTGATTGGGACATCGGCGGGCGGGATGCAGCCGCTGCTTGAGCTCGCAGCTGGCCTGCCCGCTGACTTTCCGGCGGCGGTGTGTATCGTCATGCACATCCCGGCCTACATACCAAGTTTTCTGCCTAATATCCTAGGCCGCGCCGGGCCGCTCTCCGCCGTGCACCCGGCGAATGGCGATCCGATATTGCCGGGCCGGATCTATTGTGCGCCGCCCGATCAACACCTGCTGATCGAGAACGGGCGCCTCAACCTGACCCGGGGGCCCAAGGAAAACCGGATGCGGCCAGCCGTCGACACCCTGTTCCGCTCGGCGGCGTACAGCGCCGGCTCGAACGTGATCGGGGTGGTGCTGTCTGGCCTGCTAGACGACGGCACCTCCGGCCTCTGGGCTATCAAGCAGTTCGGCGGCACCACCGTGGTCCAAGACCCACGTGACGCTCAGTTCGACTCAATGCCGGCGAGTGCTCTGAATCAGGTCCAGATCGACCACGTGGTGACCGCGCGGCACCTTGCGGCCCTGCTGGTCCAGCTAGTCGCCGAGCCCGTGCAAGCTCCAAGGGAGGCCGGAATGAACGAACAGGTCCGGAAGCGGCTGATCACCGAGATCAGTATCGCCAGCGGCGGCCACGCTTTCAAGAAGGGCGTCATGACGTTCGGCAAGGTCACGCCGCAGACCTGTCCGGAGTGCGGCGGCGTGCTGGTGCAGATTCAGGAAGGGGGGTTCACGCGCTACCGCTGTCATACCGGGCATGCCTATACCGGCGACACCCTACTTGTCAGCGTGACGGAGGCCATCGAGGACAAACTGTGGGCCACCCTGCGGGCGCTGGAAGAAGCCAGCATGCTGTTGGAGAACACCGGCCAGGAGTTTGAGGCGGCCGGGAACGCCCGGCTGGCCGGGGAATACCGGCGCAGGGCCAAAGAGATGGAAGCCCGCAGCGCGCTCATTTTTGAGAACGTTGCTCGCAACCGGAGCCTGAGCGTTGAGCAACTGGAGTACGAGGCTAGTCAGAAGGAGTCGCCCCAGTCAGACTGA
- a CDS encoding transposase, with the protein MKRKRYTEQQLLEILGQLAAGTPIGDLSRLHRVAMTMIYRWKAKYGGMTEDETRKFR; encoded by the coding sequence ATGAAACGCAAACGGTACACGGAGCAACAGCTCCTGGAGATTCTCGGGCAGCTTGCAGCCGGAACCCCGATTGGCGATCTGTCGCGACTCCATAGAGTCGCGATGACCATGATCTACCGCTGGAAAGCCAAGTATGGCGGTATGACCGAAGACGAGACCCGCAAGTTCCGTTAG
- a CDS encoding IS3 family transposase translates to MTPAERRAAARQLVAAQVKPERACLLVGIPRSTWYYRPKPRQDGDFQQRIRELALMHPRRGYRFIHALLVQEGHRVNRKKVRRIWREEHLTVTTRRRQKIRTGASVPMQAEFPDHVWTYDFLFDQTLEGTTLKILTLTDEFTRQSLALRVAESFTSMDVKDVLHEVIATRGAPGFIRSDNGPEFIARDLGIWLAVQDVGTRFILPGKPWQNGFAESFHSRLREECLNLEVFYSARHAGVVLDSYRSFYNARRPHSSLGYRTPDDYAQQARGRPAAPLCGQSTANVDVRPSPG, encoded by the coding sequence GTGACGCCCGCCGAGAGACGGGCGGCAGCGAGGCAACTCGTTGCCGCCCAGGTCAAGCCCGAACGGGCTTGCCTCCTGGTGGGCATTCCCAGATCCACGTGGTACTACCGTCCGAAGCCGCGCCAGGATGGGGACTTCCAGCAGCGCATTCGCGAACTGGCCCTTATGCATCCCCGACGCGGGTACCGCTTCATTCACGCCCTCCTCGTCCAGGAGGGACATCGCGTCAACCGGAAGAAGGTCCGGCGCATCTGGCGCGAGGAGCACCTGACGGTCACGACCAGACGCCGACAGAAGATCCGCACTGGGGCGAGTGTTCCTATGCAGGCTGAGTTCCCGGATCACGTGTGGACGTACGACTTCCTCTTCGATCAGACCCTGGAGGGGACGACGTTGAAGATCCTGACGCTGACTGACGAGTTCACCCGTCAGTCCCTGGCGCTGCGGGTGGCGGAGTCCTTCACGTCCATGGACGTGAAGGACGTCCTGCACGAGGTCATTGCCACGCGTGGCGCGCCAGGATTCATTCGCAGCGACAACGGCCCGGAGTTCATCGCCCGCGACCTGGGGATCTGGCTGGCGGTTCAGGACGTTGGCACTCGGTTCATTCTGCCAGGGAAACCGTGGCAGAACGGCTTCGCTGAGAGTTTCCACTCTCGGTTGCGGGAGGAGTGTCTGAATCTGGAGGTGTTCTACTCGGCGCGGCACGCCGGTGTCGTTCTGGACAGCTATCGCAGCTTTTACAACGCCAGAAGACCGCATTCCTCGCTGGGCTACCGAACCCCTGACGATTATGCTCAGCAGGCCAGGGGGCGGCCTGCCGCCCCCCTTTGCGGACAGAGCACCGCAAATGTGGACGTCAGACCGTCCCCTGGGTAA
- a CDS encoding glycosyltransferase family 2 protein, whose protein sequence is MDTFFFGHDHKVWNTTSGCSRSRAKHPGKMSMNLQSTEKRVSGFNMHVSVIILARHGPVWVIQAVRSALGQTLSDLEVIVVTAGEDQTTRKALQAVQDVRLAVLELASSLTAAQALNTGVQQAHGKWVALLDDRDLWMPDKLAKQLTWNRTPYADIVSSRLVHRTAQGDEVWPWRLYEGGDLLGDYLFDRKGLGSGEAILQWSTLLIRRSVLLVQPWPAVPRYPEWDWLLEAVEVHGRSITMHPDPLCVWRVSDTSWASVEDAWTWLNYRRTLLSRAAQSGFVVLQIAPLYDTSRSSGTFWQLCQQLQQVRTRGSRWLQFLMMWFLPQESRQRLRDHMPFFKMA, encoded by the coding sequence ATGGACACCTTCTTTTTTGGTCATGATCACAAAGTCTGGAACACAACATCTGGATGTTCACGTTCAAGAGCCAAACATCCAGGTAAAATGTCAATGAATCTTCAGAGTACTGAAAAGCGGGTGAGTGGATTTAATATGCATGTTAGCGTAATCATTCTGGCGAGACATGGTCCAGTGTGGGTCATCCAGGCGGTGCGTAGTGCCCTAGGACAAACATTATCCGACTTGGAAGTCATTGTGGTGACGGCAGGGGAGGATCAGACAACCCGTAAAGCACTGCAGGCCGTACAGGATGTGCGGCTTGCAGTGCTTGAATTGGCCTCTTCTCTGACAGCTGCACAAGCCTTAAATACTGGAGTTCAGCAGGCGCACGGTAAATGGGTTGCACTTCTTGATGACCGCGACCTTTGGATGCCAGACAAACTCGCCAAGCAACTGACCTGGAACCGGACGCCTTACGCGGACATTGTCAGTAGCCGCCTGGTCCACCGAACAGCTCAAGGAGACGAAGTATGGCCTTGGCGCTTGTATGAAGGTGGAGATCTACTTGGCGATTACCTGTTTGATCGGAAGGGCCTGGGTTCCGGTGAAGCCATCCTCCAATGGTCGACGCTTCTGATCCGGCGTAGCGTCTTACTGGTTCAACCGTGGCCAGCAGTTCCAAGGTACCCCGAGTGGGACTGGCTTCTTGAAGCCGTTGAGGTGCACGGTCGATCAATTACGATGCATCCAGACCCTCTTTGCGTCTGGCGGGTGTCTGATACTTCTTGGGCTTCGGTCGAGGACGCCTGGACTTGGCTGAATTATAGACGGACGCTCTTGTCCAGAGCGGCACAGAGTGGCTTCGTGGTGCTCCAAATTGCTCCGCTCTATGACACCTCTCGCTCATCAGGAACGTTTTGGCAACTTTGCCAACAACTGCAGCAAGTCAGGACGAGGGGCTCCCGTTGGCTCCAGTTTCTAATGATGTGGTTTCTACCTCAGGAAAGTCGTCAGCGGCTTCGGGACCACATGCCTTTTTTCAAGATGGCCTGA
- a CDS encoding transposase family protein, with product MIVPRMRPKGGRLSPDDRDLNHQISKVRITVEDVVCKIKKFRVCREFYRNDPRHYGQFWGGVAGLVNLRTVNRTPQFA from the coding sequence GTGATCGTCCCCCGGATGCGCCCCAAGGGTGGCCGGCTCAGTCCGGACGACCGCGATCTGAACCATCAGATCTCCAAAGTACGGATCACGGTGGAGGACGTCGTGTGCAAGATCAAAAAATTCCGTGTCTGTCGGGAGTTTTACCGCAATGATCCCCGGCACTATGGACAGTTCTGGGGCGGTGTGGCTGGCCTGGTGAATCTGCGCACGGTGAATCGAACTCCACAGTTCGCCTGA
- a CDS encoding transposase — protein MKNRQFSEDQIIKLLQDAKKGEKPVEDLCRDFGCSPASFYAWKKKYGDMAPDEAKRLRRLEKENARLLKIVGQQRLEIDAMKDVIQKKR, from the coding sequence ATGAAAAACCGGCAGTTCAGCGAAGATCAGATCATCAAGCTGCTCCAGGACGCCAAAAAGGGCGAGAAGCCAGTCGAGGACCTGTGCCGTGACTTCGGCTGCAGTCCGGCGTCCTTTTACGCCTGGAAGAAGAAGTACGGCGATATGGCGCCCGACGAAGCCAAACGGCTTCGTCGTCTGGAGAAGGAGAACGCCCGCCTCCTGAAAATTGTCGGGCAGCAGCGCTTGGAGATCGATGCCATGAAGGACGTGATCCAGAAAAAGCGGTGA
- a CDS encoding alpha/beta hydrolase, whose amino-acid sequence MEWDDLEGKRHFAQLGPVVEQTRHTLTRTVQWQEATLPVGQLIRPSTVGLGTPASRGLKYEDVLVPAEHGLMPAWLVPGGPDHQVAGTDWVIVTHGYKGLRQDALRILPTFTALGLSSLTITYRNAHGAPRTRQGVYRLSAEEWQDLEAAVRYAQEQGARRLLLMGFSMGGAITLAFLRYSPMAPHVHGVILDSPPLEWRSLIRHYARRYHLLPLAGLVEWLTVIKSGQDFDAADHHSVMTQFETPMLLFHGSDDRTVPVAHVERLAHARPDIVEYHRIEGAEHVRTWNIDPAAYEAVLTLFVRRVLPNQE is encoded by the coding sequence TTGGAATGGGACGACCTGGAGGGCAAACGGCATTTTGCCCAACTCGGGCCCGTGGTCGAGCAGACCCGACATACACTCACCCGTACTGTGCAGTGGCAGGAGGCCACCCTACCTGTCGGCCAGTTGATCCGGCCCAGTACCGTCGGCCTTGGAACACCTGCGTCGCGCGGTCTGAAGTACGAGGATGTCTTGGTACCAGCCGAGCATGGCTTGATGCCGGCTTGGCTGGTTCCTGGCGGTCCAGACCATCAGGTGGCTGGCACTGACTGGGTCATTGTGACTCACGGATATAAGGGGCTCCGGCAAGATGCACTCCGCATCTTGCCTACCTTTACTGCACTGGGGCTCTCTAGCCTGACCATCACCTACCGTAATGCCCACGGCGCACCTCGCACTCGGCAGGGGGTCTATCGGCTTAGCGCAGAGGAGTGGCAGGACCTGGAGGCGGCCGTGCGGTATGCCCAGGAGCAGGGGGCACGCCGCCTGCTCCTGATGGGGTTCAGCATGGGGGGAGCGATCACGTTGGCCTTCTTGCGATACAGCCCTATGGCTCCGCATGTCCACGGTGTGATTCTGGATTCTCCACCACTAGAATGGCGGTCGCTCATCCGACATTACGCCCGCCGTTATCACCTGCTGCCTCTGGCAGGACTAGTGGAATGGCTAACCGTCATAAAGAGTGGGCAGGACTTCGATGCGGCTGACCATCACAGCGTAATGACGCAGTTTGAAACCCCAATGCTTCTCTTTCATGGAAGTGACGACCGGACCGTGCCGGTGGCACACGTGGAGCGTCTGGCACATGCCCGTCCCGATATCGTGGAGTACCACCGCATTGAGGGAGCAGAACATGTGCGGACCTGGAATATCGACCCCGCGGCGTACGAAGCGGTCCTCACTCTTTTCGTACGCCGCGTCTTACCCAATCAGGAGTAG
- a CDS encoding transposase, translating into MTSADTARLHADTLADHLKTHLPHRRVDALKRLAEVLLAVLQAESTLHRKIALHLPRAATLESKTRTVARVFHDAQLTPQDVCDVLLPLLPDVRLTLIMDRTTWHDGQTPLNILVLGARLGGAVIPLVWSMLPHQGNCCTAARILLVARLLKVLPARRWAVVIADREFVGRAWCAFLRWKRIRQCIRLRKNTRIADELVRDLFTTLQPREVRTLFERTWVYGGWMHVVITLSPTGDRVIVASDLPVLDVLNTYRLRWAIESACSSLKSRGPNLEATHMTAPARISRLFGRLCIALAWMTRVGAQRTATHAPRLNNRGRAVVSVTRIGWQILTQAARWGGDDFWDCLRLLGMPFPTASTSVSRSVRC; encoded by the coding sequence GTGACGAGCGCCGATACTGCCCGCCTGCATGCTGACACGCTGGCCGACCACCTGAAAACCCACCTCCCTCATCGCCGCGTTGACGCCCTGAAGCGGCTGGCAGAAGTGCTCCTGGCGGTGCTCCAGGCCGAATCGACGCTCCACCGCAAGATCGCACTCCATCTCCCCAGAGCGGCAACCCTGGAATCCAAGACCCGGACGGTCGCCCGGGTCTTCCACGACGCTCAACTCACTCCGCAGGACGTCTGTGACGTCCTGCTTCCCTTGCTCCCCGACGTCAGGCTCACTCTGATCATGGACCGCACGACCTGGCACGATGGCCAGACGCCGCTGAACATCCTCGTGCTGGGCGCACGCCTCGGGGGCGCAGTGATCCCACTCGTCTGGTCGATGCTGCCCCATCAAGGCAACTGCTGTACCGCCGCGCGAATCCTGCTGGTTGCGCGATTGCTCAAGGTCCTGCCCGCTCGACGGTGGGCCGTCGTGATCGCCGATCGGGAGTTCGTGGGGCGCGCGTGGTGCGCCTTCCTGCGCTGGAAACGCATTCGGCAATGTATCCGCCTCCGGAAGAACACGAGGATCGCGGACGAACTGGTGCGAGACCTGTTCACGACGCTTCAACCAAGAGAGGTGCGCACCCTGTTTGAGCGGACATGGGTGTATGGGGGCTGGATGCATGTGGTGATCACCCTGTCCCCCACAGGGGACAGGGTGATCGTTGCGTCGGATTTGCCCGTGCTGGACGTGCTGAACACCTATCGGCTCAGGTGGGCGATTGAATCTGCGTGTTCTTCGCTCAAATCTCGTGGCCCGAATCTGGAGGCGACGCACATGACGGCCCCAGCGCGAATCTCTCGGCTCTTTGGGCGGCTGTGTATCGCACTGGCCTGGATGACCCGGGTGGGGGCGCAGCGGACAGCGACCCATGCCCCTCGGCTGAATAACCGCGGGCGAGCAGTCGTCAGTGTGACGCGGATCGGGTGGCAGATTCTCACTCAGGCGGCGCGGTGGGGCGGCGATGACTTCTGGGACTGCCTGCGGCTTCTTGGGATGCCATTTCCAACCGCCAGCACATCCGTTTCCCGAAGTGTCAGGTGCTGA